GATCTGCATCGCACTGTTTTCGGGGAGGAACCAGACCTGCTCCAGGATCGCGGTAGCGCCGGAGTCGAAGCGGTACATGGTCTGGCCGATGTCGGGGTTCCCCAGGCCCCGGATTTCCACGGTCTGGGCGTAGGCACTGACGATCTTTGCCCCGGTGAGCCACAGCATCAGGTCAGTGTCGTGGACGCCGTCGCCGATGATGGGGCCGATCTTCGGCAGCACCCCGGTAACAATCCAGCGCGGGAGGTTGCGCCGGGCGGACATGGACACGATCTTGCCGATCCGCCCCTCCTCGATTGCACGCTTGGCGAGGGCATAGCGCGGATTGAAGCGGCATATGTGCCCCACCATGAAGAAGCCCTTGGCCTTCTGCGCGGCTGCCACCATCTTTCTGCAGTCGGCCATGGTCGAGGCCATGGGCTTCTCGCAGAACACGTGCTTGCCCGCCTTGAGCGCGGCCAGTGTCGGAGCGGCGTGCTGGTCCCACATGGTGACGATGTTGACCGCTTCCAGCTCCGGGTCGGCCAGCATCTCGTTGTAGTCGGTGAAGGTCTTCTTCACGCCGAAGCGCTGCGCGACTTCCTTCAGGCGCGACTTGGTGCGCGTGCACAGCGAGTACAGCTCCACGTTGGGAAGGGAGGCCAGCGCCTCGCAGTGTTTCTCGCCGAACCATCCGAGACCGATGACGCCGAACTTGACCTTGCTCACAGCAGTGCCTCCCTGGGCCATGCCTGGCAGACGGCCGGCCGAAGTGTACTCGCGAACCTCGCGAGCCTTTCCCCTCGGCATGCCCCCACACCTGCGCGGCCCTGCTCTCAGCCCCGCACCACTGCGAACAGGTCTGTACAACCCGGTCCGGCGTGCAGGGCCCACGGCCTTGGTCCTCGGGGTGATGATCTCGCTTCGCTTTGTCCAGATGATCGTGCGGGCTGCTGGAGAGCCTGTACTACGGCTACGACGACGCGCGTCGGACCAAGATCGTGCGCGAGGACGGCACCAGCATCTACTACCGCTACGACGCCGCGGGGCGGTTGGCCAGGGAGGACGATCTGGACGGCTCGGGCCAGGGCCTGTATGCCTTCGACTGCCGCTTCGACGCGGCAGGAGACCGCAGGCAACTGACGAAGAACGGCGAGACGACCTACTACCAGTACAACACGCTGAACCAGTTGACGCTGGAGGGGAGTAC
This genomic stretch from bacterium harbors:
- a CDS encoding Gfo/Idh/MocA family oxidoreductase, which encodes MSKVKFGVIGLGWFGEKHCEALASLPNVELYSLCTRTKSRLKEVAQRFGVKKTFTDYNEMLADPELEAVNIVTMWDQHAAPTLAALKAGKHVFCEKPMASTMADCRKMVAAAQKAKGFFMVGHICRFNPRYALAKRAIEEGRIGKIVSMSARRNLPRWIVTGVLPKIGPIIGDGVHDTDLMLWLTGAKIVSAYAQTVEIRGLGNPDIGQTMYRFDSGATAILEQVWFLPENSAMQIDERLEVVGTEGSIQVNDTTPNFFVCDKDGVRYPDTTYWSTYYGKLWGALPAELQYFADCCLKGEPPTVVP